The segment TCTCCCAAGAGCTTGCATCTAATTGACCAAGCATTTGATTTAATTGATCTGGCATACCAAACACTCCCTTTTACTAATATTGAACTCCGTCGTTTGCAGCATTATATTTTAGACTATCACCCGTAACAACTCTCACCTCCTCTTTGGTCCCAAATATTAAATAGTCCATACATATAAGGAGCCCGCCAATGCCTTGCGATTAATTTGCCTCCATTTTAGTATACCCATGGGTCATTAAAAAAAACGCCGGGAGGCCTCAAAATGGTTTTGTTGCCTGTCCGCCTTACGGCGACGCTGCCATGGCACCAAATTGAACCGGAGTTTAAAGCAAAGAACCAACAGCTATGAAATTTATCCTTCACACAAAACCTTTGCTAACATTGACTGTTTAATCCCAGTGCCGATAAAAACCACCCTGCTGAAATCTGACCGGGGAAATTCTACTATTGAATACCGGGTTTTAGTAAAGTCAAAACGAAACCAACCCCGGTGCGTATGCACCAGTCCCTTCGCCCTAATAATCTGCCCAAATTCACCTGATGCCAATGACTGCCCCAAGTATTCTATAGACTGAGTACTGATAACGGTGCCGGGGCGTATTACCACAGTTTCCAACGAAGAATGGAAATCAAATTTGGCCGTCGGTTGGTGGTGGTCACCAGGAGGAAGTGATACTTTACAATGTTTCGTCCTGAAAAGTACTGCCGCAGGATTCAGCCTGCCAATTTCATCCTCCACTCTCTTCAGCAATTTCTCTGAAATTAAATCAATCTTATTAATCAATAAAATATCAGAATTCTTTATCTGGTCCTTGTAAAAAGGGCCAAACATATGGGCATCTTCCAGATACACAGCCGCATCAATCACACCTACTACTGCCTCCACTGCCACCAAGGGACCCAATTCATCAAGAACCCCCAGAATTCCTACCGCTATGCCCGATGGCTCAATGTATAGCTTTTCCGGGTTGAACTTGTCTTTGATATCTTTGATTGCTTCAGCCAGGTTACTACGCAGTGAACAGCAGATACAACCGCCCGGCAGCTGCACGATATCCACGCTACTGGTACTAGCCAGAAAACTGCCGTCTAGGCCCAATTCACCCATATCATTGACCAGCACCGCCACATTGTCCTCTGCTTTGGTTAAGATATTTTGAATTAGTGTTGTTTTGCCTGCGCCTAAGAAGCCGCAGACCACCTGGACACGCATGTTACCCCACCCCTCCAATTACTCCTGCATCCCGTTCCGGTCTTACGTCTAGAGCAGCAGTTACCAACTCTGTAAAATGATACAGCTTAATGGTTGAATCAGAAGCGTCTATTCCCTTTTTTAAACCTGAATAGCATGAAGGGCAGGGAGTAACTACCGCCTCCGCACCAGTTTTCTCCGCATCATGAATTCGTTCCACACTCATTTCGGTCTGCAGCTCGGGAAAAGCCATTTTCAGCCCGCCGCCAACACCGCAGCAGCGGGAGTTCTGCCTAATACGCTCCATTTCAATCAATTGAATACCCGGCAGTGCCTTGATGACATCACGGGGCGCGTCGTAAATTCTATTGTGCCTCCCAAGGTGGCAGGGGTCATGATATGTGACGCTTAAATCCATTGGTTGAGTAAATTTAATTTTTCCCTGATCATAAAGCTGCTGCACATATTCCGTCAGGTGATAGATTTTAAAGTTTAACTGCTTAAGCTTGGTGTAATCCTGCTTAATGGTTTTGTAACAGCCGGGACACGAAATCACAACAGTATCAATATTTAAACTATTAAGCATCTCAATGTTTTCCAAGGCATACTCTCTCCACGCCGGGTCACCAACGCGCCGCAGCTTACCGCGGCAGCACGGTTCATTTTCGCCCAATACGCCGAAGTCAACCTCTGCCGCCTGTAAAAGATTAATGGTTTGCTGTGCAGTAGCATTGATTTTCTCATCATATGCCGCTGTACAACCTACAAAATACAGTACCGATGCTTCTTCCTTCAATATGTTTTTTGGCCTTTTTTCAATCAAATTTTCTGTTAGGGCTTTGTTCATCCATGCATAGCGAAGATCATTGGGATGATTCCATGGGTTATCGCTTTCTTTAATCGCCTTTGCCATTTCCCACTGCCCTTTAGGAAGATGGACCCCGCCAGCAACCAGCATTTCCCTCACTGCCTCCCACAATTCTACTGTATCTATTCGTACCGGACACACATAATGGCACTGACCGCAGACGGAACACTGGGTAATAATCTGCATCAACTGTTGATCAATAGGAAACTTGGTTTTACCCTTTGAAAAAAGTTTGGTGAAGACAGAATACTCTTCCTTAACAGCGGATTTCAGACGTAACAGCTTGGCCCGAGGGGTGATTTCCTCCCTGGAATCTTTTGCATAAACGGGACACCAATTTAGACACTCTCCACATCTGGTGCAGGCCTGCAGTTCCAATAGTTGTCTACTGCTTAGTACTTCCAGCGGTAGTTTTTTTTCTTTCAATATAAGTCACTCCTTAAGCCGTCCTCAGAGGCATTCACTGCAATCTCCAATGGTGCGCTAAAAATGTGCATGAATTTGCTAAAAGGAATGTAGGCAATAAATCCAGCACTGAATAAACCGTGTGCCACCCAAAGAACGGACAGGTATAGCTGCTTATTTTGAACACCCGCCAGCAGTTCTGCTGCCCACCCACCAACAAATGCATAATTAGGGCCCACTGTTCCGGTGATAGAAGCAAACCTTATCCCCTCAATGGCAAACCCACTCACTAACAACCCCAATAATATCCAAAGTATATTTGTATCCATGGCTAGGGTATTTAGTTGTTCCACTTGAATTAATTTTCGCCGGAACAGGGCTGTCAGCACACCAATAAGCATAACCAGGCCGCCTACATCCCCCCAGACGTCAATGACTTGGACACCACTGCCCGCCAGCCAGTACTGCCTAAATACCTCCGGGAGTACGGACCCATCAGCTATTACTGACAGCAGGGTGGTTAGTAAAAGTAAACTAATAAATCCCCAAAAAATTGCCATATGCATCAACCATCTCACTTTGGACTGACGCCACAACTGTCGTTGAAAAACAACCTCCATGAATATCCCATGGGCCGCGTGATAGATTTTAAATGGGTTATATAAATTTCTTCGCTTGCCTCGCAGCATGATAGCGACATGGTCCCACATTCCTAGTGTGAAAATTATTAAAGCGGCTAGATGCAGCACCCAAAAAATTGGCCAAGGCTTATAGTAATAAACTTGGTAGAAATCCGCCGGCACGATTAATCCTCCCCATTTTGTATTTGCTCCAGACGATAGATCAGATTATCCACTGTTTGGGCTACAGGTGAATACGGCCAATTCAAAGATGGTGTATAACAAGTCTCCGCCAATGAAATCTCACTGAGAGATATCTGTTCAGTCATAGCAAGGGCCAAACGGTCAAGATCCGCTATTCCCACCGGGTCCTCAGAAATTAGCTGAACACCAATTAAGCGGTAGGACTCCGATTCTGCTGCTAATTTTATATGAATTGGTTTGCCGTTAACATATGGTGGTTTGACAGTAGCCCTATGGGAAGCCGTAGCAACTTGAGGACTATCCGGCAGCAGCATTCCCCTGGCGGTTTCATTATATCCTGCGGTACCGATATACAAACCCGCCAGCTTAATGGCAAAAGTGTGAACAGTGCCGTTATATGCCACCATTTTCTCAGAAACCATATTCTGCGCCGCCACTTTTGCAGTACGCACCGCATTACTGCCCATCATAGACAGTGTGGGTCTACCAGAAATCAAGTCCGTGGTTTGGGCCACATCTCCAACGGCGAAAATATTAGGGTCACTAGTCCGCAAAAATTGATCCACTTTTATTCCGCCTGTTTCCCCTATCTCTAAGCCACACCGCCGCGCCAATTCATTTCGGGGTCTAAACCCTGTGCAGTAGACTATACAATCTGCCTTTACGGAAGAATCATCAATAACTGCAATCTTCTGTCCCTCTTCGGTTCTTATTTCACTAACCTGGGCATTAAACAAAAAGTTAACACCTTGACCGGCCAACCTGTCCTGTACTATTTGCGCCATTTCCCTATCAAGGAATTTGGGAAGAATTTGGTTAGCAGCTTCAACTACCCAAACGTCTTCATAGTTACGGTTAACCAGTGCCTCTGCCGCCTCTAACCCAACCGGCCCCGCGCCTATAATCACTGCTGATTTAAACTGTGGTAATGCCTTGAGAAAGTTTTCCGCATAAACCATATCCGTGCCCAAGGTAAACTCGTTTGTGCCATCTGCACCGGGAATAGGCGGAATAAATGGCTCCGATCCGGTAGCAATTACCAGCCGATCATATCTAACCTTTTCACCCTTAACTGTAACGTATTGCTGTTGAGGCTCAATTTCCGTAACCGCCGTCTCCATATGATAAAAAATATTGTTTTTTGCCATACCGGCGGGGTCGAAGTTAATCATGGTTTCAAAGCTAGGAATTTCCCCACCGAGAACATAGGTCAGTTCACAAGGGCGATATCCGGCAACCTTACGCTTAGTGTACACTTGTACCTGGGCCCTAGGCATATATTTTTTTACCGTTCTCGCCGTAACTGCCGAAGAACCGCCGCCGCCAATAATTAAAATGTCCATAACACTCACCTCCGATTAAATAAATATATATCAGACTGTTGACAAACTCTGCCCGAGATTTTGTCAACAAGCTGAAACATATACTAATTTGCCATTAAAGATAATATCTGCTCACGGAGCTTAACAAAAGGTAACGAAGTTCTCTGCCGCGGCCTGGGCAGCTTCACTAGAAACTCCTGCCTGTTTCCTGCTGGCCTGCCGGTGAGTACCAGTACCCGGTCAGCTAAATAGAGTGCTTCGTCAATATTATGCGTAACAAACACTATAGTCAGCTTTTCATGTTCCCATAGCTCTATAAGCTGCTGCTGCATGTAATTTCTTGTCTGAGCATCCAATGCCGCAAATGGTTCATCCATCAGCACCACCTTCGGCTTGTATGCCAACGCCCGAGCAACCGCAACTCTTTGTTTCATCCCACCGGATAACTGGTGCGGGTAATGACCGCCGAACTGCTGTAAGTTTGTCAGTCGGAGAAAATAGGCCGCTAATTCTTCTCGTTTTTCACGCTTCATACCGGAAAGTTCTAACGGAAATGTAATGTTCTTTTTGATAGTCAACCAGGGAAAGAGGGTATCCTCTTGAAATACAAAACCTATTTCCCTTCCCCCGGGGGAAGGACTGCTCCCATCTACGATAATCCGTCCGGTATCAGAACTTTCCAACCCCGCGATTAAGCGCAGCAATGTACTTTTTCCACAGCCGCTGGGCCCGGTAATACAGCAGAATTCGCCTTTCTCAACGGTTACTGAAAGGTTTCGAAGGATATTCAACTGCTGATAGTTTTTTCCCAGTTTTTCCACCACTAACGCCATGGCTGCAGCCTCTTTTCCATTACTAAAAATAATTTGTTCATCAGATAACCAATTAAACCGATAGTGATGGTGCCCGCTATAATTTCAGCCGAACGTCCGCCAATGCTGTATACGGACCAAATATAATAACCTATTCCCATTTTACCGCCAACAAATTCTGCGGCAATAACGCACATCCATCCCACGCCTAGCCCAATGCG is part of the Metallumcola ferriviriculae genome and harbors:
- a CDS encoding ABC transporter ATP-binding protein; its protein translation is MALVVEKLGKNYQQLNILRNLSVTVEKGEFCCITGPSGCGKSTLLRLIAGLESSDTGRIIVDGSSPSPGGREIGFVFQEDTLFPWLTIKKNITFPLELSGMKREKREELAAYFLRLTNLQQFGGHYPHQLSGGMKQRVAVARALAYKPKVVLMDEPFAALDAQTRNYMQQQLIELWEHEKLTIVFVTHNIDEALYLADRVLVLTGRPAGNRQEFLVKLPRPRQRTSLPFVKLREQILSLMAN
- a CDS encoding CobW family GTP-binding protein — protein: MRVQVVCGFLGAGKTTLIQNILTKAEDNVAVLVNDMGELGLDGSFLASTSSVDIVQLPGGCICCSLRSNLAEAIKDIKDKFNPEKLYIEPSGIAVGILGVLDELGPLVAVEAVVGVIDAAVYLEDAHMFGPFYKDQIKNSDILLINKIDLISEKLLKRVEDEIGRLNPAAVLFRTKHCKVSLPPGDHHQPTAKFDFHSSLETVVIRPGTVISTQSIEYLGQSLASGEFGQIIRAKGLVHTHRGWFRFDFTKTRYSIVEFPRSDFSRVVFIGTGIKQSMLAKVLCEG
- a CDS encoding NAD(P)/FAD-dependent oxidoreductase produces the protein MDILIIGGGGSSAVTARTVKKYMPRAQVQVYTKRKVAGYRPCELTYVLGGEIPSFETMINFDPAGMAKNNIFYHMETAVTEIEPQQQYVTVKGEKVRYDRLVIATGSEPFIPPIPGADGTNEFTLGTDMVYAENFLKALPQFKSAVIIGAGPVGLEAAEALVNRNYEDVWVVEAANQILPKFLDREMAQIVQDRLAGQGVNFLFNAQVSEIRTEEGQKIAVIDDSSVKADCIVYCTGFRPRNELARRCGLEIGETGGIKVDQFLRTSDPNIFAVGDVAQTTDLISGRPTLSMMGSNAVRTAKVAAQNMVSEKMVAYNGTVHTFAIKLAGLYIGTAGYNETARGMLLPDSPQVATASHRATVKPPYVNGKPIHIKLAAESESYRLIGVQLISEDPVGIADLDRLALAMTEQISLSEISLAETCYTPSLNWPYSPVAQTVDNLIYRLEQIQNGED
- a CDS encoding respiratory nitrate reductase subunit gamma, with product MPADFYQVYYYKPWPIFWVLHLAALIIFTLGMWDHVAIMLRGKRRNLYNPFKIYHAAHGIFMEVVFQRQLWRQSKVRWLMHMAIFWGFISLLLLTTLLSVIADGSVLPEVFRQYWLAGSGVQVIDVWGDVGGLVMLIGVLTALFRRKLIQVEQLNTLAMDTNILWILLGLLVSGFAIEGIRFASITGTVGPNYAFVGGWAAELLAGVQNKQLYLSVLWVAHGLFSAGFIAYIPFSKFMHIFSAPLEIAVNASEDGLRSDLY
- a CDS encoding (Fe-S)-binding protein; its protein translation is MKEKKLPLEVLSSRQLLELQACTRCGECLNWCPVYAKDSREEITPRAKLLRLKSAVKEEYSVFTKLFSKGKTKFPIDQQLMQIITQCSVCGQCHYVCPVRIDTVELWEAVREMLVAGGVHLPKGQWEMAKAIKESDNPWNHPNDLRYAWMNKALTENLIEKRPKNILKEEASVLYFVGCTAAYDEKINATAQQTINLLQAAEVDFGVLGENEPCCRGKLRRVGDPAWREYALENIEMLNSLNIDTVVISCPGCYKTIKQDYTKLKQLNFKIYHLTEYVQQLYDQGKIKFTQPMDLSVTYHDPCHLGRHNRIYDAPRDVIKALPGIQLIEMERIRQNSRCCGVGGGLKMAFPELQTEMSVERIHDAEKTGAEAVVTPCPSCYSGLKKGIDASDSTIKLYHFTELVTAALDVRPERDAGVIGGVG